CGTATCTGTCAAGCTCAAAGGAAGGATCGTCCTTACAGTAACCACCAACGACCCAGAGGTCCTGAGCAGGATCCTCATGGAGAACGTGGAGGCGGAGTGATGCAGGCTACGTTCCACTGGCTCAGGATAGAGACTTTCATATACGCCACCGAGAAGGAAGATCTCGTCAGGGAGACGTTCGCCAATCTGGTAGGGACCGACGAGTTCGATACGGAGGTCAGCGAAGGTGAGCACGGCAACAGAATGCTCATCCTGCAGCGCATGGCCACCAAACAGAAGGACATGAACTTGGTCTTCTCCAACCTGGGAAAAGACCTTCTGGAACAGTTGGTGGACGATGTCGACAACAGGATAGACGACGACTGCGTCTTCTATACACGCCTCGACAAACAGAAAGCGGTATGCGGGGAGTATGCTGTCGCCCATCACGGAGACGTCATATCCATAACCGGAAAGGTCGCATCCAACCCCGCAAAAAAAGA
The nucleotide sequence above comes from Candidatus Methanomethylophilus alvi Mx1201. Encoded proteins:
- a CDS encoding RNA-binding domain-containing protein, with translation MQATFHWLRIETFIYATEKEDLVRETFANLVGTDEFDTEVSEGEHGNRMLILQRMATKQKDMNLVFSNLGKDLLEQLVDDVDNRIDDDCVFYTRLDKQKAVCGEYAVAHHGDVISITGKVASNPAKKEVAVKNFTAFIDSLLSPQTRQ